The genomic interval TTTTGACAATCCCCCTGCGTCAATTTACCCCTTAACAAAGATGGACGACATACTTGAATGGTGTGAAAAAACAGGTGCACCGTTATGGGAGTATGTGGAGAATTACGAAGAAAAGGATATATGGGATTACCTTGAAGAGGTATGGGATACAATGGTTGACTCAATTAAAAGGGGATTGAAACACGAAGGTGTTTTGCCTGGTGAACTTCACCTTCAAAGAAAGGCTGCCTCATATTTTATGAAGTCAAAAAATTCAGGTCTTTTCTTAAAATCCTTTGGCCTTGTTGCATCTTACGCTCTGGCGGTGGCAGAGGAGAATGCATCAGCAAATATAGTGGTGACAGCACCAACCTGTGGTTCTTCAGGTGTTTTGCCTGCAGTTTTATACTTTTTAAAAAAATATCACAGGATAGATAAAGAAAGGATTTTGAAAGCTATTGCAACAGCAGGATTGATAGGCAACCTTGTAAAGGAAAACGCTTCCATTTCAGGGGCAGAGGTTGGTTGTCAGGGAGAGATAGGGACTGCCTGTGCAATGGCTTCTGCTGCGGCTACACAGCTTTTAGGGGGAACTGTTGCACAAATTGAGTATGCCGCAGAAATGGGGATGGAGCATCATTTAGGGTTAACCTGCGACCCTGTTGGAGGCTATGTTCAAATTCCCTGTATTGAAAGAAATGCCTTTGCCGCTGGAAGGGCTTTGCAGTGTGCAACCTATTCTCTGTTTTCAGACGGAAGACACAGAATAAGCTTTGACGAGGTTGTGATTACAATGAAGGAAACAGGGTTGAGTCTCCCATCCTGCTATAAAGAGACAGGTACCTGTGGACTTGCCAGGCACTGGCTTGACAGCGAAAACAGAAAAAAACAAACCTAAATTAACTTTTCTTAAAAAGAGTTTTTAGAGGTAATTTTTAAATCAAAAAATCAGGCATTTTTTTAATTAAAACCATTCAGGGGCAAGGTTTCTGTCAAAGAAACTCCATGCAAGGCTAATTACTTTATCAGAATAATAGCCTATCTCATGTATCCTTTCAAAGAGTATTATTGCTGTTTCTTTATGTATTACTTCGTTTAGGTAAAGGAAAGCGGGTATTGCTATTGCTGAAGTGTATGGTTTGTTGTGGTTTTCTGCATATTCAAGCAGTTTAAAGTCATCTGAAAGCAGCGCAAAATTCAGGTTTCTAATTATTAAGCTTTGAATACTTTTATCGCCAGCAGATTTTGTGTCTCTCCATTTTATATTTTTAAACCACTCTTTTGGCTCAGACTTTTCCTCAAACTCTTTTTTTATAGACACAGTGGAGATTAGAGGGACATGGGAGGAGAGTACTCCCATTGCCCCTGCTTTATCAAGTATTATCATTGAACTTGCGTCTATTACAAATCCCTTTATTTCCATCAGCCTATAAGTTTCATTAATGCATCAACCATCTTTGATATGCCTGCATGTACTTCGGAAATTCTCTTTCCTAACATATATGCAGGGGTTGATATTATTTTATTTTTTTCATCAACATGAAAACCGTCAACAGGGCATACAAAATGTTTTCCGCCCATTGCCTCAATTGCCTTTGCTGTTGCCTCGTCATTACCAATAGTTAATTCAGGGTTTATCTCCCCTAAAGCAGCAGCCACAACAGCAGGGGCAATACATACTGCTGCAATAGGCTTGCCCTTTTTGTGAACTTCCCTCAAAATCCTTGCAACAGAAGGGTCAACTTCTGCCTTTTCCCCTTTTACCGCAAAGTTTGAGAGGTTTTTGGCAGCCCCAAATCCACCTGGAAGAACAAGTGCGTCTAATTCATCAGGGTTTACATCGTCAATATTTTTAATCTCACCCCTTGCTATCCTTGCAGATTCAACAAGCACATTTCTTGTTTCCCCTTTAACCTCTTCCCCGGTTAAATGGTTTATAACATGCATTTGAGGTTTATCAGGGGCCATAATTACAAGTTCACAGCCTCTTTTATCAAGTTCAAGCATGGTTAACACTGCTTCGTGTATTTCCGCACCATCGTAAACGCCGCAACCTGAAAGAATTACACCAACTTTAGGCATTTTATCCTCCATTTTTTTGATGATTCTTAAATATTATACCAGATTTTAAACAAAATATAAAGGAAGACAACATTTGGTTGTTTAATGCTAAAATATAAAAAAAGGAGGGTTCAATGAAAAAGTATCTAATAATATACCTTGCTGTGTTTTTAATAGGTTTTATTGTATGGAGCGGGCTTTACTATGTTTACACTGCTTCAATTTTAGGGGTTGCTAAATTTAGAATAGATTACGGAATAAGGGCAGGGCTTGTATTGGGGATTTCAATAACAGGTTTAATATACTGGCGCGATTTAGAAGATAAAGAAAAGGGGGATTAATCCCCCTTTTTTGTTTATATGTTTATGTCAGGTGTCTCAGTTCCGAATATGTATTTGTCAAAGAAGGGCTGCCAGTTGTCTCTTGTTATCATGTTTAAAAGCCTTATGCAATCGTAGGTGTTTACATACCTTCCGCTGAATGATTTTAAAATTGAACTTATCCACACAAAGAACATTCTGTCTCCGTTTTGAGCCCCGTATTTTTTCTGCATTTCAAGCCTTAAAGCGTGCAAAACAAGGGGTGCTTTGTCATAGTATAGGTGTACCATATCGTAAATATCTTTTGATTTTTTCCCGCACAAATGGGAAGCAAGGTAGATTGAGTCCCCTGATTTAACTAATTCAGCCCCTCTTTTCCATTTCCTTAAAATCCTTATAAATTTTTTCTGGGCAACTTTCCTTTTCCTGAATAATTGAGTGTATGTTATTGCTGCAATGTATTGAGAAAACCCCTCGCTTATCCAGAATTCGTTTTCATTTGGTAGATTAAGCCTGAACCTGAAATAAGCCCTTGCAATATCGTTTATAAAGAGAAGGTTTAAATCGTCTATTGTTTCGTATTTTGGATTAAAAATTTCACTTCCTACATAGATTATTGATGGCCCTGTATAGTACCTGTCAAAGTTTGTCTCAATAATGTACTGATCTTTAAAGGGATATGGCTTGTTTACTCCCCTCTCAATAATATCACTTGCTGCAAAAAAGTAATTTAAAAGCCTTTTTGAGTTTTTATCCTTTTTTGTACCGTGGGTTGCAACGATACAGCTTCTCCCTAAAGCCTTTTTCTTATGGATAAAGTATTTTCCTGCACTAATTAAAGGCCTTTGAATAGGGTAGTCAAGCTTTGTTTCAATTGTTTTGTACCCGTCTTTCTTTTTAAATGAAACAGTATCCCCTGACGCAAATACTGTAAAGTTGTCTGGTACCGTTGCTTTTATGTGTATTGTCGCATGCTCTTCTTTTAACTTTGCTTTGGGATACCATGCATAATTGTCAAGTTGCCAGAAATTGTCTCCGAATAATCTATGAAGAATGTCTCCGGACAGGCGGGTGTAGAGAACTATTTTATCCCCTTTTTTTGCTCCTTGAGGAAGTTTTACCAATAATTTGTGGGAATAATGGATATAATCAGAGTCTTCTCCGTTTATTTTAAGAGAGTCAACCTTTAATTCTTTGGAACCTGATATCCTTCCTGTGTTGGTGTTTAAGGTGTAGTAGGAATTAACTAAATCAAATGTAAGCCCATTTAAAGTGGTTTCTGCGGTAATTGTAAGTTTTGCGTCAATGGTTACAAGGTCTTTTTGGGTGTTTACAACATTTAAATCAATATGTGTTACCGAAAAATCTGGCGCTGTTAATTCATAAACTTCTCTTTCGTAAGGCTGGTAGGCAATCTCGTACATTTCGTAATAGTCAATATACTTACTCTTCCTTAAATAAAACAATTGCTCGCTTTCAGTGTCGTCAGGGTCAAAAACATAGTAAAAATAACCTAAAGTTGTCTCAAAAACAGCAACGGTAATGTCGTTGTTTTGCAGTTTTGCCCCTGTAAAATCAATAGCCGGGTCTATAAAAGGGTTCTCCACTATAAACTTTTTCAGGCTTTCTGGCAATTTTATGTCTGATTGCAAAGGCGTTGTAGCGCCTAAATCGTTTGTTGTCAGGATATAAGCGTTGTCAAACTTTTTTGTAATTGTTAATTCACCGATGCTATTTGTGGTTGATATGTGAAATCTTTTTGTGTTTCTTTTAACAACAGGTATGCAGTATTTGTTTTTGATTTTTAATTTAAACTCCCCATTGTTAATTATTATTCCGCATTTTTTGTTAAGTGCTTTAACACCGAAAATGCTTTCTGAAGTAACGGTTAAATCCCCTAATTTAAAATTGGTAGATTGTATTTTCCCGTAAACTTCAGGGCTGTAAAGAGATTTTACCTGTTCCCTTAAAGTCTGGGCTTTTAAAGAAAAAAGAACAAAAAACGCGATTAACACCATCAAAAATTGTTTCAGTCTTTTCATTTTTCCTCCGTTGATTTTTATTACGGAAGATATTATACCTTAATAGCAGTCATTTTATAATGTTTTGTGTGCTAAAATAATCTTTAAGAGGCAATTATGGAAAGTATATACATTGTAATTAGAGGTGAAAAATACGGGCCTTACACAAAAGAGGCTTTAAAGACTTTTTTAAAAGAAGGCAGGATTACTCCTGATACTTTATGCTGGTACGCTGGGATGTCTCAATGGCTGCCATTAAGAAGCATTTTCCCTGATTTGTTAAATGAAATGCCGCCTCCACCTCAAACAATCCCCCCACAACCTCCGAATGAATATGTTAATCCTCAGGGAGTTAATAATGAAAAAAGTGGTGGTAAAGGCTGCTGTTTAGGCTGTCTCATATTCTTTATTTTATTTCTTGTTGTAATTGCAATAGGTGGATTTTTTATGTGGAAGTACGGGAAGCCGTATATTAAGCAATTCAAGTATCAATACCATTACCAGTACAATTCGTCAATGAATTTTAGCAATAATTTTTCAGAGAAGATCAATCCAATCCTATGGAAAAGTTAAGGGGATATTACAGGGAAATAAATTCCCCTTTAGGTAAGGTTTTGGCAGGCTGTGTAAAAGATTCCCTTGTGTTTTTGCAGTTTAAGGATACTTTTAATTTAAAAAATATTGAAAAAAGATATGGAATTAAGTTTGAAAAGTCTTTTGGAAATTTTTTTCTAAATAATGTTGAAAATCAATTAAAAGAATACTTTGAGAAAAAAAGAAAAAATTTTGATTTAGCACTTCATTTTATTGTGGGGACTGATTTTCAAAAAAAGTGCTGGGAAGCGTTAATGAAAATCCCTTATGGACAAACTATCTCATACTCAAAACAGGCTGAAATGGTTGGCAATAAAAAAGCGGTGAGGGCTGTTGCAAATGCAAACAGGTTAAATCCAATAGCCATTATTGTTCCCTGCCATAGAGTGATAGGTAAAAACGGTAAATTAACAGGCTATGCCGGGGGGATTGAAAAGAAAGAGTACCTTTTAAAACTTGAAGGCGCAATTTAGATTTTTTTTGCTATTTTGCCTCTAATATTTTTTTAATAATTAAATCTTTAGGAGGCATTCCGGAAAATCTTTCTTCAGTTTGATATACCCTGCACCCATACAGTATGTCCCTGTTTGCCATTCCTTCTTCTAAATCAACCCCGTTGATATGCACAGACGGAGAGCCGTAAAAATTAAGCCTTTTCGCATCTTCCAGATCCCTTATCTTTATAAACTCAATTTCAGCATCAACCTTTAATTCTTCAACAATCTCTTTAATAAGCTTTAAAGTATCTCTTGCATGAGGGCATCCGTCAAAGTATAAAATATCAATTTTCATAAATTTTCCCCTTTCTCAGGTTTTTTAAGTTCATAATCTGCAATTTTTTTTCTTAAAGTGTTTGGGGCAATTTCAAGAATCTTTGAAGTCCTTGTAATATTCCAATCAGTATAGTTTAAAACAAATTTGATATAGTTCTTCTCAACCTCTCTCAATGGCATTACCTTTTCAGGGATTGTAGCAGATACATTTAATTCCTTCCTTATATCACTTTCGTCAATATACTCAGTTTTGCAGTTAATAATTGCTCTGATAATAATGTTTTCAAGCTGTCTTACATTGCCTGGAAAGTCGTAGCTTTCAAGGAGTTTTAACGCTTTTGAGGTTATCCCTTTTACAGGGTAAAGCCTTAAATTTTTGTGTTTGTTTAAAAAGTAGTTTACAAGTATTGGTATATCTTCCGTTCTCTCTCTTAAAGGGGGAATTTTTATCTCCGCAACCGATAACCTGTAATAGAGGTCTTCCCTGAATTTCCCCTCTTCCACCAGTTTTTTCAAATCCTTGTTTGAGGCGGCTACAATCCTTGCTTTAAGAGGTATTTTTTTATGGCTTCCTATCCTTTCAAACTCTTTTTCCTGCAAAACCCTTAACAGTTTAACCTGAAATTCAAGGGGAATCTCAGAGATTTCATCTAAGAAAACCACCCCGTCTTCAGCCTGCTCTAATTTACCTATTCTTGTTTTTTCTGCTCCAGTGTAAGAGCCTTTTTCAGCACCAAATAGCTCAGCTTCAATTAAAGTTGAGGGAATTGCCGACGCGTTAATTGCAATAAAAGGTTTTGATTTGTCCATTGCCCTGTGTATTGCTCTTGCAACCAATTCTTTTCCCGTCCCGCTTTCTCCTATAATTAAAACAGGCACCCTGTTAACTGATACAAGTCCTATTTGTTTTAATGTCTCTGTAATGCCTCTACTTTTGCCTATTATTCTATAGTCTTCAACCTCTGTTTTCTTTATGTTTTCAACAACCTCTTTTTTTTCAACGCTTTTCATTTTTGCCTTTTCAATTAAGATAAGTATATCTTCAAGGTTTATCGGTTTTCTTAGATAATCAAAAGCATTCAATTTCATTGCTTCAATAACAATATCCATATCCTCTCTGCCTGTTACAAGTACAATTGGTGTTTTTATCTCTCTTTCCTTTGCCCTTCTTAAAAAGTCGAGTCCGGTAATGTCTGGCAAATGGTAGTCAAGAAAAACTATAGCTGGATTTTCTTCTAAAAGGGCTAAAAAGCCTTCTTCCCCGGTGTTTTTTGTGGTTGACATAATCCCGTGGGTTTCAAGTTGCAATTGCAGAGACCTGCAAAACATTTTATCATCATCAATTATTAAAATATTATTCATCTTTTCCCTCCATAGATGCTTTTTCAAGGATTATGGTGAATTTAGCTCCGCCTTCTTCTCTGTTTTCAGCAAAGATTTCACCATTGTGGTATTCAATTATTTTTTTTACTATGGGAAGTCCCAGCCCTGTCCCCGTCTCTTTTGTTGTAAAGAATGGTTTGAAAATCATATCTTTAACAGCCTTTGACAATCCCTTGCCAGTGTCTTCCACTGAAATAATTACTTTGTCTTTTTTCTCTTTTATGTAAATTGTAACCTTTCCCTTTTTTGGGTTTGCTTCAGCTGCGTTTTTAATTAAATTGGTTAATGCCCTTAAAAGGTGCTCCCTGTCTCCGTAGATGTATGCGTTTTCCCCTATCTCAGAAATTACAAAAGTCTTTTGCTCTAATTTTGAAATTTCAGACGACACAATCTCAAGAGCCTGCTCTACAAGGTCAACAGGCTTAATCCTTGATTTTTTTAATTCGATTGGTTTCCCGAAGTTGAGTAATTCTGAAAGCATGGTTTCAAGCCTTAAAACCTGAGTTTTTGTGATGTTAAGAAGTTCCGAGTAAGTTTTATCGTCTTTT from Thermotomaculum hydrothermale carries:
- a CDS encoding methylated-DNA--[protein]-cysteine S-methyltransferase, giving the protein MEKLRGYYREINSPLGKVLAGCVKDSLVFLQFKDTFNLKNIEKRYGIKFEKSFGNFFLNNVENQLKEYFEKKRKNFDLALHFIVGTDFQKKCWEALMKIPYGQTISYSKQAEMVGNKKAVRAVANANRLNPIAIIVPCHRVIGKNGKLTGYAGGIEKKEYLLKLEGAI
- a CDS encoding sigma-54-dependent transcriptional regulator, which encodes MNNILIIDDDKMFCRSLQLQLETHGIMSTTKNTGEEGFLALLEENPAIVFLDYHLPDITGLDFLRRAKEREIKTPIVLVTGREDMDIVIEAMKLNAFDYLRKPINLEDILILIEKAKMKSVEKKEVVENIKKTEVEDYRIIGKSRGITETLKQIGLVSVNRVPVLIIGESGTGKELVARAIHRAMDKSKPFIAINASAIPSTLIEAELFGAEKGSYTGAEKTRIGKLEQAEDGVVFLDEISEIPLEFQVKLLRVLQEKEFERIGSHKKIPLKARIVAASNKDLKKLVEEGKFREDLYYRLSVAEIKIPPLRERTEDIPILVNYFLNKHKNLRLYPVKGITSKALKLLESYDFPGNVRQLENIIIRAIINCKTEYIDESDIRKELNVSATIPEKVMPLREVEKNYIKFVLNYTDWNITRTSKILEIAPNTLRKKIADYELKKPEKGENL
- a CDS encoding DUF4339 domain-containing protein; the protein is MESIYIVIRGEKYGPYTKEALKTFLKEGRITPDTLCWYAGMSQWLPLRSIFPDLLNEMPPPPQTIPPQPPNEYVNPQGVNNEKSGGKGCCLGCLIFFILFLVVIAIGGFFMWKYGKPYIKQFKYQYHYQYNSSMNFSNNFSEKINPILWKS
- a CDS encoding DF family (seleno)protein, whose amino-acid sequence is MKIDILYFDGCPHARDTLKLIKEIVEELKVDAEIEFIKIRDLEDAKRLNFYGSPSVHINGVDLEEGMANRDILYGCRVYQTEERFSGMPPKDLIIKKILEAK
- a CDS encoding L-serine ammonia-lyase, giving the protein MDTIKQLYKIGHGPSSSHTMGPLFAAEKFVSMCKDCDFFKVTLYGSLALTGKGHFTDIALIDYFTSINKKVEIIWKPDEFLPLHPNGMKFEGYDKNYNFVRDWVVYSVGGGAIKDEKDFDNPPASIYPLTKMDDILEWCEKTGAPLWEYVENYEEKDIWDYLEEVWDTMVDSIKRGLKHEGVLPGELHLQRKAASYFMKSKNSGLFLKSFGLVASYALAVAEENASANIVVTAPTCGSSGVLPAVLYFLKKYHRIDKERILKAIATAGLIGNLVKENASISGAEVGCQGEIGTACAMASAAATQLLGGTVAQIEYAAEMGMEHHLGLTCDPVGGYVQIPCIERNAFAAGRALQCATYSLFSDGRHRISFDEVVITMKETGLSLPSCYKETGTCGLARHWLDSENRKKQT
- a CDS encoding M1 aminopeptidase family protein, with product MKRLKQFLMVLIAFFVLFSLKAQTLREQVKSLYSPEVYGKIQSTNFKLGDLTVTSESIFGVKALNKKCGIIINNGEFKLKIKNKYCIPVVKRNTKRFHISTTNSIGELTITKKFDNAYILTTNDLGATTPLQSDIKLPESLKKFIVENPFIDPAIDFTGAKLQNNDITVAVFETTLGYFYYVFDPDDTESEQLFYLRKSKYIDYYEMYEIAYQPYEREVYELTAPDFSVTHIDLNVVNTQKDLVTIDAKLTITAETTLNGLTFDLVNSYYTLNTNTGRISGSKELKVDSLKINGEDSDYIHYSHKLLVKLPQGAKKGDKIVLYTRLSGDILHRLFGDNFWQLDNYAWYPKAKLKEEHATIHIKATVPDNFTVFASGDTVSFKKKDGYKTIETKLDYPIQRPLISAGKYFIHKKKALGRSCIVATHGTKKDKNSKRLLNYFFAASDIIERGVNKPYPFKDQYIIETNFDRYYTGPSIIYVGSEIFNPKYETIDDLNLLFINDIARAYFRFRLNLPNENEFWISEGFSQYIAAITYTQLFRKRKVAQKKFIRILRKWKRGAELVKSGDSIYLASHLCGKKSKDIYDMVHLYYDKAPLVLHALRLEMQKKYGAQNGDRMFFVWISSILKSFSGRYVNTYDCIRLLNMITRDNWQPFFDKYIFGTETPDINI
- the elbB gene encoding isoprenoid biosynthesis glyoxalase ElbB, whose translation is MPKVGVILSGCGVYDGAEIHEAVLTMLELDKRGCELVIMAPDKPQMHVINHLTGEEVKGETRNVLVESARIARGEIKNIDDVNPDELDALVLPGGFGAAKNLSNFAVKGEKAEVDPSVARILREVHKKGKPIAAVCIAPAVVAAALGEINPELTIGNDEATAKAIEAMGGKHFVCPVDGFHVDEKNKIISTPAYMLGKRISEVHAGISKMVDALMKLIG